The following coding sequences are from one Candidatus Hydrogenedentota bacterium window:
- a CDS encoding helix-turn-helix domain-containing protein has translation MSDSASEFSVHDFKKWSPHCREHYFPHRSERAAVIEKKGIAEGGVTEAHPGYEIGRARPGYHLLLYTFKGRGQVFSRHPVRMVEKDQVLLIPAGAPFRYKPHKGPWSFLWFHLTDTARWRHLKDEPVTVRNTSLMSQMEKAMAEFLRESHGISRSSPRAARLYAELIALYIEREFGHSAESEGTDLHIRLDRLWEKVNQSLDQNWDVDRLAGELHVSVAHLHRMVQAATGTSPMRMVTRLRMERAQDLLIILDCKIRNVAEMVGYNNEFAFAVAFKRFCGVTPGEFRKQR, from the coding sequence ATGTCCGACAGCGCAAGCGAATTCAGCGTGCACGATTTCAAGAAGTGGTCGCCCCATTGCCGGGAGCACTACTTTCCCCACCGGTCCGAGCGCGCGGCCGTCATCGAAAAAAAGGGCATCGCCGAAGGCGGCGTCACCGAAGCGCACCCCGGATACGAGATCGGGCGCGCCCGCCCCGGCTATCACCTCCTCCTCTACACCTTCAAGGGGCGCGGCCAGGTCTTCAGCCGTCATCCCGTGCGCATGGTCGAGAAGGACCAGGTCCTCCTCATCCCGGCGGGCGCCCCCTTTCGATACAAGCCCCACAAAGGCCCCTGGTCCTTCCTCTGGTTTCACCTCACCGACACCGCGCGCTGGCGCCATCTCAAGGATGAGCCCGTCACCGTCCGCAACACCTCCCTCATGTCGCAAATGGAAAAAGCGATGGCCGAGTTTCTCCGAGAGTCTCACGGCATCAGCCGATCATCGCCCCGCGCCGCACGCCTCTACGCCGAACTCATCGCGCTTTACATCGAACGCGAGTTCGGGCACTCCGCCGAGTCCGAAGGGACCGATCTCCACATTCGCCTCGACCGCCTCTGGGAAAAGGTGAATCAGAGCCTCGATCAGAACTGGGACGTGGACCGCCTCGCCGGCGAGCTGCACGTATCGGTCGCCCACCTCCACCGCATGGTGCAGGCCGCCACCGGAACCTCGCCCATGCGAATGGTCACCCGCCTCCGCATGGAGCGCGCCCAGGACCTCCTCATCATCCTCGACTGCAAGATCCGCAACGTCGCCGAGATGGTCGGCTACAACAACGAGTTCGCTTTCGCCGTCGCCTTCAAGCGCTTCTGCGGCGTGACCCCCGGGGAGTTCCGGAAGCAGCGCTGA